The Priestia megaterium NBRC 15308 = ATCC 14581 region TTGGGGAAGCTGAGCCACGTTGGTCTGTCCTAGTTGTTGAATTTTATCTAATATTCCGCCCTTGCTTTCTTCATTTTTATTAGGCTGCTGAGGCGCTTCATCAGAATGTAATCTTTCGTTATTTTCAAACATATTCTAGCTCCTTTCACTTATTGATAGTAGTAGTATGAACTTCTCATAGTTATTACATCCGCATCAGCTGCAAATAAAAAGCCTTCCCACCGGGAAGGCTTCACATTAGATTTCCATGATAATCGGTAAAATCATCGGTTTACGACGGGTTTTTTCATATAAAAATTGATTTAAACTTTCTCTCATTTTTAATTTTAATGAAGACCACTCGATCACTTTGTCTTCCATACACTTTTCTAAAATTTGCTGAACAATCTTCGTTGCTTCTTCTAAAAGCTTTTCTGATTCTCTTACATAGACGAATCCGCGCGAGATGATTTCAGGCCCCGCTACTACCGTTTTTTGGCGCTTATTAATCGTAACTACTACCGTTAAGATTCCGTCCTGTGACAGCAGCCTGCGGTCTCTCAGAACGATATTTCCAATATCACCGACGCCTAGTCCATCAATGAGCGTATTTCCTGCTTGAATAGAACCGCTAGGGTACATACGAGCATCTTTAAACTCAACTCGCTCACCTTTTTCAAGCAAACAAATATGATCTTCTGATATTCCTAATTGACCGGCCAGCTTTGCATAAGCTTTTTGTTTTCGATACTCTCCATTCACAGGCATGACATATTTGGGCTTTGTTAAGTTAATCATAAATTTTAATTCTTCTTGACTGCCGTGTCCGGAAGCCTGCACTTTCTTCTGAGCAAACACTACGCTTGCTCCTAAACGAAAGATGACGTCAATTGTTTTTGAAAAGGTCGTTTCGTGCCCCGCCACAGGTGTAGCAGCCAGCAGGACCGTATCATCTTGTTTGATTTGAATAAATTTATGGGACTGTTTAGCCATTCGAGTAAGACCTAAAATCGGCTCTCCGTGATGACCTGTTGTTAAAATAACCGTTTCATGTTCTGGAAGATCTTTTAGCTTTTGCACAGGAACAATTAAATCCTCAGGCAGCTGCAAATGTCCAAGTTTTGCTGCAATATCAATGATTTTCAGCATATTTTTTTCCATAACGATCAGGTTACGGCCGTGCTGATATGCGGCATGAATGATTTGCTGAATACGGTGCAGATTGGAACTGTATGCAGCAACAATGATTCGACCTTTGCTTTTATAAAAAGCGTCGGTAATATTTTGTCCAATGACGGCTTCGGAAACTGTATAGCCTGGCTTATCCGCATTTGTGCTGTCTGAAAGCAAACACAGGACGCCTTGTTCCCCAATGGCAGCCATTTTTCCAATATCAGCGCTTTGAATGCTGACTGAATTTTGATCAAATTTAAAATCACCTGTATATACAATCGCACCTTGATTTGTTTGTAAACAAATACCGACTGAATCTTGGATGCTGTGCTGCGTTCTGAAAAATGAAATATCTACTCCTTCAAACGATAAAACCGTTGACGAAGTGATAGGATGTAAAGCTTCATATTTTTTAATTCCATATTCTTTTAACTTTTCTTTGATAAGTGCTAGCGTTAATTCTGTACCATATACAGGC contains the following coding sequences:
- a CDS encoding ribonuclease J, producing the protein MVLEKTENIKISALGGVGELGKNMYVMEINENIYVLDAGSKFPGGEMLGIDIVIPDITYLVENQQNVKGIFVTHGHEEQIGAIPFILQKLDVPVYGTELTLALIKEKLKEYGIKKYEALHPITSSTVLSFEGVDISFFRTQHSIQDSVGICLQTNQGAIVYTGDFKFDQNSVSIQSADIGKMAAIGEQGVLCLLSDSTNADKPGYTVSEAVIGQNITDAFYKSKGRIIVAAYSSNLHRIQQIIHAAYQHGRNLIVMEKNMLKIIDIAAKLGHLQLPEDLIVPVQKLKDLPEHETVILTTGHHGEPILGLTRMAKQSHKFIQIKQDDTVLLAATPVAGHETTFSKTIDVIFRLGASVVFAQKKVQASGHGSQEELKFMINLTKPKYVMPVNGEYRKQKAYAKLAGQLGISEDHICLLEKGERVEFKDARMYPSGSIQAGNTLIDGLGVGDIGNIVLRDRRLLSQDGILTVVVTINKRQKTVVAGPEIISRGFVYVRESEKLLEEATKIVQQILEKCMEDKVIEWSSLKLKMRESLNQFLYEKTRRKPMILPIIMEI